A window from Solanum stenotomum isolate F172 chromosome 7, ASM1918654v1, whole genome shotgun sequence encodes these proteins:
- the LOC125871618 gene encoding protein ENDOPLASMIC RETICULUM-ARRESTED PEN3: MEDDGGRRTILGQGGDRVKLNVGGKLFETTVSTLRSGGPDSLLSVLSNRNSDDPVFIDRDPEIFSALLALLRSNRLPSTAKRFSNQELIDEAVYYGIESQLRSALAPSQLSGIDASLFSTIRPSSDGVVTDFNAVDSDGSVWLAHGGQVSVYDWSLTHTETIRTHLDYISSIRKVGPDLAGVASEFESGLHFYNLANGRRVGSVEWTDPSDPRIYKAQVHAVVDSPDSVFAAFECQHRENCVLSIDKSTMKAISELGRQSGNSAKSTVVGKLTFLPEINALVGVSVTAGAFGYAGYVRLWDSRSGDVVWETNEPGSGRSSRFGDSFADVDFDRGDLTMFKICSKSGDLAVADLRKLSEDPWVYLEEKNPCMRHAGGGTSSLIHCYRQQVFVGRGGGLEVWSRMVEKGSDVERERVLHEGLYRRNYMDKVEDAGRGIIKKIEGAGDRLFVTREDAEGIEVWQSSQFSGAVLNL, translated from the coding sequence ATGGAAGACGACGGCGGAAGACGTACCATTCTAGGGCAAGGTGGTGATCGTGTAAAGCTCAACGTCGGCGGTAAGCTCTTTGAAACCACAGTATCAACACTTCGTTCCGGTGGACCAGATTCTCTTTTATCCGTCCTATCGAATCGGAATTCCGACGACCCGGTTTTCATCGACCGGGACCCAGAAATCTTCTCGGCTCTTTTAGCTCTTCTCCGGTCTAATCGTCTCCCTTCAACAGCAAAACGTTTCTCCAATCAAGAGCTTATCGATGAAGCTGTTTATTACGGAATTGAATCACAACTCAGATCTGCACTCGCCCCGAGTCAACTCAGTGGAATCGACGCGTCACTTTTCTCAACCATTCGTCCTTCCTCTGATGGCGTTGTAACGGACTTCAATGCTGTAGACTCTGATGGCTCCGTTTGGCTTGCTCACGGCGGGCAGGTTTCCGTTTATGATTGGAGTTTGACACATACCGAAACTATTAGGACACACCTTGATTACATAAGCTCCATTAGGAAGGTTGGACCCGATTTGGCTGGTGTTGCTTCTGAATTCGAATCCGGGCTCCATTTTTATAACTTGGCTAATGGACGTAGAGTTGGCTCTGTGGAATGGACCGACCCGTCTGACCCGAGAATCTACAAGGCCCAAGTACACGCTGTTGTTGACTCGCCGGACTCTGTTTTTGCTGCCTTCGAGTGTCAACATAGAGAAAATTGTGTTCTGAGTATTGATAAGTCTACGATGAAAGCGATTTCGGAGTTGGGAAGACAATCTGGTAATTCGGCAAAGTCAACTGTTGTTGGAAAGTTGACATTTTTGCCGGAGATTAATGCGCTAGTCGGTGTTTCAGTTACTGCCGGAGCTTTTGGGTATGCCGGTTACGTGCGGTTGTGGGACTCCAGGTCCGGAGACGTTGTGTGGGAGACGAATGAGCCGGGTTCAGGTCGGAGCAGTCGGTTCGGGGACTCGTTTGCTGATGTTGACTTTGACAGGGGGGATTTGACTATGTTCAAGATATGTTCAAAATCAGGTGATTTGGCTGTGGCAGACCTACGTAAATTAAGTGAAGATCCATGGGTTTATCTGGAAGAGAAAAATCCATGCATGAGGCATGCAGGTGGTGGAACTAGTAGCTTGATTCACTGTTATAGACAGCAGGTGTTTGTGGGAAGAGGAGGAGGGTTGGAAGTGTGGTCGAGAATGGTCGAGAAGGGAAGTGATGTTGAGAGGGAAAGGGTGTTGCATGAAGGATTGTATAGGAGGAATTATATGGATAAAGTGGAGGATGCTGGAAGAGGGATCATAAAGAAGATTGAGGGAGCTGGAGATAGACTGTTTGTTACTAGAGAAGATGCTGAGGGGATTGAAGTGTGGCAAAGTTCTCAGTTTTCCGGTGCTGTTTTAAATTTGTGA
- the LOC125871626 gene encoding uncharacterized protein LOC125871626, with product MESLTGLSIKGVCLDKVLDKHKVLSLSKKSEICFLGLSSFKIVHITSCSVQHKTIHPIFCASDSQIHIQSEETETTDTNQSEPVRVKFQLNKECSFGQHFYLVGDDPMLGLWDPSNAVPLEWSEGHVWNVELDIPSGKTISYKFIMTVDDETIFWQQGPDRFIQTWETKKTITVSEDWDNAELQTIVEEEPGAEQFAVGPEILIAENLVPPSAVDIEDDVNEEKTTEVLAIVAENITEVNEDVNTGRNEDTTMEAKAIGKNMVASIDGVLSSKNESILVADERVPVLVPGLTQVLTSEVHTDKVVVESSLGSNSEELNEVHMEKVVAEGSVGSKSEEFNVTEVTA from the exons ATGGAGTCTTTAACAGGGTTATCAATAAAAGGGGTTTGTTTGGATAAGGTTTTAGATAAGCACAAAGTTTTATCTTTGAGTAAAAAATCAGAAATATGCTTTCTTGGATTGTCAAGTTTCAAGATTGTTCATATTACCTCATGTTCTGTTCAGCACAAAACTATTCACCCTATTTTTTGTGCTTCTGATTCTCag ATACATATTCAGAGTGAAGAAACAGAAACAACTGATACAA ATCAATCCGAACCAGTTCGCGTAAAATTTCAATTGAATAAGGAATGCTCCTTTGGTCAGCATTTCTACTTAGTGGGCGATGATCCAATGCTCGGTTTATGGGATCCATCAAATGCAGTGCCACTTGAATGGTCAGAGGGACATGTATGGAACGTCGAGTTG GATATCCCAAGTGGAAAAACTATCAGCTACAAGTTCATTATGACAGTAGATGATGAGACTATCTTTTGGCAACAAGGCCCTGATCGATTTATTCAAACATGGGAAACGAAGAAAACGATAACAGTTTCTGAAGATTGGGATAATGCTGAGCTGCAGACAATTGTAGAAGAGGAACCTGGTGCAGAACAATTTGCAGTTGGTCCAGAAATTTTAATAGCTGAGAATCTGGTTCCACCGTCAGCTGTAGACATAGAAGATGATGTAAATGAGGAAAAAACTACTGAAGTTCTAGCTATAGTCGCGGAAAATATCACTGAAGTAAACGAGGATGTGAACACTGGTCGAAATGAGGACACCACAATGGAAGCAAAAGCTATTGGCAAGAATATGGTTGCCTCTATTGATGGAGTGTTAAGCTCAAAAAATGAGTCCATCTTAGTGGCGGACGAAAGAGTTCCCGTCTTGGTTCCTGGCTTAACACAAGTTTTGACCTCAGAGGTTCACACGGACAAAGTTGTTGTTGAGAGCTCACTTGGATCAAATAGTGAAGAGTTGAATGAAGTTCACATGGAAAAAGTTGTTGCTGAGGGGTCAGTTGGATCGAAATCGGAGGAGTTCAATGTGACAGAGGTAACTGCTTAA
- the LOC125871622 gene encoding uncharacterized protein LOC125871622 has translation MFNYYTKFQLFSFFYFALIISLIILYDSLIANISSKSIVFQININSLQPLKPPLANRPLFSTKEETNNEVYLKEEEEDYAHLVPPYNLSQEERISWFKKNLPYFEILKSTNISRKFNGRMNEFFTSHYCSVQFFMTWISPTKSFGKREFFTLESLFKAHPKGCLIILSHTLDSPSGTMIFKPLVELGYRILLVTPDLYFLFENTPSKSWFIDLKNGKKDPGKIPLAQNLSNLIRLAVLYKYGGVYIDTDFIILKDFSRLRNSIGAQSVDRNGNWTRLNNAVLIFDKSHPLVYKFMEEFALSFDGNRWGYNGPYLVSRVVEKVKDYNFSVLPPRAFYPMNWVRIKGFFNAKNDSRWIEAKVLELNEKTYGIHLWNRQSKSMKIEQGSIIDRLISTHCVVCNDI, from the coding sequence atgtttaattactatacaaagtttcaacttttctcttttttctattttgctTTGATCATTTCCCTTATAATCCTCTATGATTCTCTCATAGCTAATATTTCATCCAAATCAATTGTCTTTCAAATCAATATCAATTCCTTGCAACCATTGAAACCACCTTTAGCTAATCGACCGTTGTTTTCGACGAAGGAAGAGACTAATAATGAAGTTTATttgaaggaagaagaagaagattatgCACATTTGGTGCCTCCTTATAATCTCTCACAAGAAGAAAGAATTTCTTGGTTCAAGAAAAACTTGCcatattttgagatattaaagTCCACAAATATCTCAAGAAAATTCAATGGTAGAATGAATGAATTTTTTACAAGTCATTATTGTAGTGTCCAATTCTTCATGACATGGATTTCCCCTACAAAATCATTTGGTAAAAGAGAATTTTTTACCTTAGAGAGTCTATTCAAAGCACATCCTAAAGGGTGTTTGATAATTTTGTCACATACTTTAGACTCACCAAGTGGAACTATGATATTTAAACCTTTAGTTGAGTTGGGCTATAGAATTCTTCTTGTCACTCCtgatttgtattttttgtttgaaaatactCCATCTAAATCTTGGTTTATTGATCTCAAGAATGGGAAAAAGGACCCTGGTAAAATTCCATTGGCACAAAATTTGTCTAATTTGATTAGACTAGCCGTGTTGTACAAGTATGGCGGCGTTTATATAGACACGGATTTCATTATCTTGAAGGATTTTTCAAGATTGAGGAACTCAATTGGTGCACAAAGTGTGGATAGAAATGGGAATTGGACAAGATTGAATAATGCAGTATTGATTTTTGATAAAAGTCATCCACTTGTTTACAAATTCATGGAGGAATTTGCTTTGAGTTTTGATGGAAATAGATGGGGATATAATGGACCATACTTGGTTTCAAGAGTTGTAGAGAAGGTAAAAGATTACAACTTTAGTGTCTTGCCACCAAGAGCTTTTTATCCAATGAATTGGGTTAGAATTAAAGGATTTTTTAATGCTAAAAATGATTCAAGATGGATAGAGGCTAAAGTGCTTGAGCTAAATGAGAAGACTTATGGTATTCACTTGTGGAATAGACAAAGTAAAAGTATGAAAATTGAACAAGGAAGCATCATAGATAGATTGATATCTACTCATTGTGTGGTATGTAATGacatttaa